Proteins from a single region of Punica granatum isolate Tunisia-2019 chromosome 8, ASM765513v2, whole genome shotgun sequence:
- the LOC116215965 gene encoding heavy metal-associated isoprenylated plant protein 36-like produces MATNSAEAVPETLKYQTWILKVPIHCGGCERKVKRVLQSIDGVFTTNIDSRLHKVVVTGDVDSETLIKKLVKSGKQAELWSEKKHGKLKKKDGDNSKDSKDDSQDHEAATDKAEKSEKPVENRDANDTKDSDNEGENTSSETDEKANMVTTVINNGGGGGGGKKKKKKKKKKGQNANPEGCKDAPTGSQPHNAGPDPLSLAPASLNTNRPDHNMDAFPQPFPHYAPAMYGASYRTTNPSNGFSYYYASPMHYSYLHSHHMGPYQPHYPIKSYHYGHDEPYYDEDDEGGCSIT; encoded by the exons ATGGCGACGAATTCAGCTGAAGCAGTTCCCGAAACCCTAAAATACCAG ACATGGATACTCAAGGTCCCCATTCACTGTGGAGGCTGCGAGAGGAAAGTCAAGCGCGTCCTTCAGAGCATCGATG GTGTATTCACAACGAACATTGATTCTCGACTACATAAGGTCGTGGTGACGGGTGATGTGGACTCGGAGACCCTCATCAAGAAGTTGGTCAAATCAGGAAAGCAGGCCGAGCTTTGGTCTGAGAAGAAGCACGGCAAGTtgaagaagaaagatggagATAATAGTAAGGACTCCAAGGATGATAGCCAGGATCATGAGGCCGCTACCGACAAAGCTGAAAAGAGCGAAAAGCCGGTTGAGAATAGAGATGCCAATGACACCAAAGATAGTGATAACGAGGGGGAAAATACGTCATCAGAAACCGATGAAAAGGCTAACATGGTTACGACAGTCATCAACAATGGTGGTGGAGGCGGTGgagggaagaaaaagaagaagaagaaaaagaagaaggggcAGAATGCAAATCCTGAGGGTTGCAAAGATGCTCCCACAG GTTCCCAGCCCCACAATGCCGGTCCAGATCCGCTTtcgctcgctcctgcctcctTGAACACAAATCGTCCTGATCATAATATGGATGCATTTCCACAGCCCTTCCCTCATTATGCACCAGCGATGTACGGAGCAAGTTACAGGACAACAAATCCTAGCAACGGCTTTTCATACTATTATGCCTCTCCCATGCACTATTCATACTTGCACTCCCATCACATGGGGCCGTATCAGCCACACTATCCGATCAAAAGTTACCACTATGGCCACGATGAACCTTAttatgatgaagatgatgaaggTGGATGCTCAATCACGTGA